Below is a genomic region from Oenanthe melanoleuca isolate GR-GAL-2019-014 linkage group LGE22, OMel1.0, whole genome shotgun sequence.
ctgcatccttgGGTAccaccctgcatccctgagcagcatcctgcatccttgGGTAccaccctgcatccctgagcagcagcatcccgCAGCCCCGGGTACCCCTCGGCACCCCCGGGTCCCATCCTGACCCCTCGGCTGTGAGCAGCCCCCCGGCCCCGAGCAGCAGCCGCCCCCTTGGCCCCTCTCGACGCCCCCCGACCCCCGCCATGGCCGAGCCCAGCTCCGAGTGCAGCATCAAGGTCCTGTGCCGGTTCCGGCCCCTCAACCAGGCCGAGATCCTGCGGGGGGACAAATTCCTGCCCGTGTTCCAGGGGGACGACAGCGTCGTGGTGGGGGTGAGTCCCGGGGGACCCCGGGCTTGGGGGTATCCCCGGTTTGGGAGGGCGGCTGTCCGCAGCGGGGCCGGCACTTGGGGGGCAGAAGCTGTAATTGGGGGGGGGGCGGTCCTGGGTGTGGCCGCCGCCTCCCGGGACTCTCCCCAtgcccccccctccccccctttccaggctcccagcacctcccagtttgcccagtgccgggggggggggagggggggctgTGTTTACAACCAGCGGACCCGCCCTGACCCCCGGGGGGCGGCACGATCGGACCCCCAACCGCCGGCGGGGGGATGGGGGGGTTGCCGCAGATCCCCCTCCCCCTCGCGCTGCGGCCCTGCCCTTTGTTAGGGGGCTCAGCCGGGCGGTGTCGGAGACCCCCAAAACATGGCCAGGCCCCACCTCCGAAACGCCCCCACCTTGTCCGGGGGGCAGCGGGGTGTGGGTGGGGGGTCCGCGGATGGGGGAGGTCTTTGAATGCGGGGGGGTCCGTGAGTGCGGGGGGGGTCTGTGGATGCGGGTCCGTGGATGGGGGGGAATCTGTGGGTGGAGGGTCTGTGGATGGGGGGGGTCTGTGGATGGGGGGTCTGTGGATGAGGGATCTGTGGGTCCGGGGGGTCCGTGGATGATGGGGTGCGTGGATGGGGGGGTTCCGTGGATGGGGGGTCCGTGGATGGGGGGGGGGTCTGTGGATGAGGGATCTGTGGGTCCGGGGGGTCCGTGGATGATGGGGTGCGTGGATGCCGTGGATGGGGGGGGTCCGTGGATTGGGGGGTCCGTGGATTGGGGGGTCCGTGGATTGGGGGTTCCGTGGAAGGGGGGTCCGTGGATTGGGGGGTCCGTGGATTGAGGGTTCCGTGGAAGGGGGTCCGTGCCCGGGGGTGTCGCGGTGCGGCTGTGCCGGCGCAATGCGGGGTGAGGAGAATTGCGGGTGCGGGGGGAGGTGCAGGGGCGGCGTTgcgggccgggggcgcggggccggggcggtgGGATTGGGGTGCGGGGGGTGCGGGGGGTGCGGGATGGGGGGCACTGTGCCATGGGGGGTGCGGGGGGTGCGGGATGGGGGGCACTGTGCCATGGGGGTGCGGGGGGTGCGTGaccggcggcgggcggggccgcggtgctgcggcggctgcgggggccggggggggccggggacagcgggggcGCGGGCTGCTGCCAGCGgctgtgtccgtgtgtccccatgtccccgtgtccgtgtgtccccatgtccgtgtgtccccgtgtccccgagtccgtgtgtccctgtgtccctgtgtccgtgtgtccgtgtgtccccatgtctgtgtgtccccgagtccctgtgtccccatgcccGTGagcccccgtgtccccctgtccccatgtccgtgtgtccgtgtgtccccgtgtccgtgtgtccccgtgtccctgtgtccgtgtgtccccatgtccgtgtgtccccgtgtccccgtgtccccgtgtccctgtgtccctgtgtccgtgtgtccgtatgtccccgtgtccccgctcAGCACCGGGGCCCGGGCAGCTCCCGCCGTGGGGCGGGGGGCtcggaggggctggggggaggctCTGGGGGTCTCTGGGCGTGtaggaggggctgggggtgtctgAGTCTCTATGGGGGATCCatgggggtctgggggggtgCACGGGGGTCTCTAGGGGGATGAGGACTTTGTGGGGGGGCGGGctgagggggctgtgggggtCTGTGGGGGTCGATGGGGATCTATGGGGGTCTGGGGGGAAGTCTGGAGAGTTCTGGGGGTGTGGGGGCGGGGTCTGGGTGGCTGTTGGGGCGTTGGGGGTCCATGGGGGGGTCCGTGGGGTTCAGGTGGGTGTAGGGGGTGCAGAGGGTGAGAGACCCTAAACCCTCACTGGGACTGACTGGGGCTGACTGGGACTCACTGGGGCTGACTGGGGCTGACTGGGGCTGACTGGGGCTGACTGGGACTCACTGGGGCTGACTGGGGCTGACTGGGGCTGACTGGGACTCACTGGGGCTGACTGGGGCTGACTGGGACTGACTGGGACTGACTGGGACTCACTGGGACTCACTGGGACTCACTGGGGCTGACTGGGACTCACTGGGACTGACTGGGACTCACTGGGACTCACTGGGGCTGACTGGGACTGACTGGGACTGACTGGGACTGACTGGGGCTGACTGGGGCTGACTGGGGCTGACTGGGGCTGACTGGGACTCACTGGGACTGACTGGGGCTGACTGGACCCTCCAGTGGAGCCCCGAGCCTGTCACCCCCCCGCCCCCCGGGGGTCTCTCCGGTCAGTGACCCCCCGTGTGTCCCCCCAGGGCAAACCCTACGTGTTCGACCGCGTGTTCCCCCCGAACACCACGCAGGAGCAGGTGTACCACGCGTGTGCCATGCAGATCGTCAAGGGTGAGGGAcgggggcacggggggcacgggggggacaggggggacagaggggggacagagaggggacagagaggggacagagggggtcccggggggtgCTTGGGGGTCCCGGGGAATgtttgggggtcccggggggtgtttgggggtcccgggggtgtttgggggtcccggggatGTTTGGGTGTCCCGGGGGTGTTTGGGGGTGcttgggggtcccgggggtgtTTGGGGGTCCCACACCCGTGTCCCCCCCAGATGTGCTGGCCGGGTACAACGGGACCATCTTCGCCTACGGGCAAACGTCATCGGGCAAGACCCACACCATGGAGgtgaggggcactgggagcactgggggggctgagcaggcactgggggggcactgggggggcactggggggcactgggaggcaTTGGGGGGGCTGAGCAGGCactgggggggcactgggggggcactggggggcactgggaggcaTTGGGGGGGCTGAGCaggcactggggggcactgggggcactgggggggcactgggagggggcACTGGGGGGTCCTGGCGCCCCTCGGGTCAGCGCCCCCCGCCCCCAGGGGAAGCTGCACGACCCCCAGCAGATGGGGATCATCCCCCGCATCGCCCGCGACATCTTCAACCACATCTACTCCATGGACGAGAACCTGGAGTTCCACATcaaggtgggcactgggagcactgggagcactgggagggcactgggctGACCCCAACCCCCCTGACTCCCCCATCCCCCCAGGTGTCCTACTTTGAGATTTACCTGGACAAGATCCGGGACCTGCTGGACAGTGAGTGGGCAGCgctgggggatactggggggactgggaggcactgggaggcactgggggcAGAGTGAGGAGTAGTGGGGGGTCCTGGGAGCTACTGGGTGGTTACTGGGAGGCCCTGAATGGTtactgggaggaactgggaggcACTGAATGGTTACTGGGAGGCACTAAATGGTtactgggaggcactgggaggcactgggggcAGAGTGAGGagtcctggggggtcctgggagcTACTGGGTGGTTACTGGGAGGCACTGAATGGTtactgggaggcactgggtgATAACTGGGAGACACTGGGGGGTTACTGGGAGGCACTGAATGGTtactgggaggaactgggatgcactgggtGATAACTGGGAGGTtactgggaggcactgggaggttactgggaggcactgggagccccTCGGGCATTTCCCacccccccgtgtccccgcagtgaCCAAAACCAACCTGTCGGTGCACGAGGACAAGAACCGGGTCCCCTACGTCAAGGTGAGGGGGGAGGGGTCCGGGGTGGGGGATGGGctgagggggggggggggtcccgggtGGGGGATGGGCTGTGaccccccctgaccccccagGGCTGCACCGAGCGGTTCGTGTCCAGCCCCGAGGAGATCCTGGATGTCATCGACGAGGGGAAATCCAACCGGCACGTGGCTGTCACcagtgagggacagggacagggacatggggacatggggacactggggggacactggggacaatgggggTCATAGGGACATTGGGGGtcatggggacattggggatattggggacactggggacaggggggacactggggacattggggacatggggacactggggacattggggacattggggatattggggacactggggacattggggacactggggacatgggggacactggggatattggggacactggggacatggggacagggggacatggggacactggggggacactggggacaatgggggtcatggggacattggggatattggggacactggggacatgggggacatgggggatactggggacactggggacatgggggacactgggtacactggggacactggggacatgggggacattggggacactggggggacactggggggacactggggggacactggggacaatgggggtcatggggacattggggacattggggactTTGGAGGGCACGGGGACACGgaggacactggggacattggggacactgggaggcacgagggacatgggggacattggggacactggggacactgggggacatggggggacactgggggacacacTGCGGGGTCCATGGGCGGTTTCGGGGTGCAGGGGTGCCCCCGTTTCGGGGTGCCCCCGTTTCGGGGCGCCCCCGACGCGTGCCCGTGCCCGCAGACATGAACGAGCACAGCTCCCGCAGCCACAGCATCTTCCTCATCCACATCAAGCAGGAGAACGTGGAGACCGAGCAGAAGCTCAGCGGGAAACTCTACCTGGTGGACCTGGCGGGCAGCGAGAAGGTGGGACCCCCAAACTGGGCACCCCGAAACTGGGGGACACCGAAAGTGGGGGGGTCCCGAAACTGGGGCACCCCGAGAGTGGGGGATCCCGAAACTGGGGAATCCCAATAGTGGGGGATCCCAAAAGTGGGGATCCCAAAGATGGGGAATCCCAAAAGTGGGGGGATCTCGAAAGTGGGGATCCCAAAAGTGGAGGATAAAGTGGGGGGATCCCAAAGGTggggggaccccagagctgtggggctgcagagaagggggggttcaggggggcactgggggatgTCCCCCATGGAGGGGTGGGGTCTGGGGGTCTtcatgggattttggggtgcattGGGATggtggggattttggggggagtccatggggttttggggttatggggttttgggggttaTTTGGAGGACGGAAGTCTGGGGCAGTctgtgagattttggggggacATCGGCTCTTTGGAAGGGTGGGGGTCTTGGGGGGGGGGGTCaatgtttttggggtttggggccCATCAGGTTTCTGGGCGGGGGGTGCCGGGACCGGGGGTCTCCTTGGGGCGGGGCTGGGACCATCCCCGGGGTGGGGGAGCAGCGGGGGGTCCCTGACCGCGCCCCCTCCCCAGGTGAGCAAGACGGGGGCGGAGGGGGCGGTGCTGGACGAGGCCAAAAACATCAANNNNNNNNNNNNNNNNNNNNNNNNNNNNNNNNNNNNNNNNNNNNNNNNNNNNNNNNNNNNNNNNNNNNNNNNNNNNNNNNNNNNNNNNNNNNNNNNNNNNAACAAGTCCCTGTCGGCGCTGGGCAACGTCATCTCGGCGCTGGCCGAGGGCACGGTGCGACCCCCGGCGCCCCCGCCCCCTTTGTGCCCCCCCTTTGTGCCCCCATTCGGGGGTCCTGGCTGCGCCTCCCCcccccctcctttcccccccagctcctgctcagccccctCCCCCCATGGTCgcctccccagtgtcccccccgGGTGTCCTGGGGTGGGGGACACGGGCTGACCCCCCCTCGCTGTGTCGCCCCCTGCCcgccctgtccccagcccgagccccccaaacccttccctgtgtcccccccgagccccccgtccccacctgtccccaaCACGCGTGTCCCCCTGCCCGCGGGTGGGGGGGTCCCCCGAGCCCCCTGTCCCCCGCgtgtccccaaaaccccccatGAGTCCCCCTGAACCCCCTTTCCCACCTGTGTgtccccccgagccccccatCCCCGCGTGTCCCCCTGCCCGCGGGTGGGGGGTCCCCTGAGCCCCCTGTCCCCCGCGTGTCCCCAACCCGAGCCCCCCAACCCCTCCCGCGCgtccccctgagccccctgtcCCCAACTCGagcccccaaaaccccccatGAGTCCCCCTGAACCCCCTTCCACCTgtgtgtccccccgtgtccccatcccgcGTGTCCCCCTGCCCGCGCGTGGGGGGTCCCCTGAGCCCCTTGTCCCCCGCGTGtcccccccgagcccccccggGTCTTTTGGGGCTCCCCCCGATgaccccgcccctccccccgcaGAAGGCGTACGTGCCCTATCGCGACAGCAAGATGACGCGGATCCTGCAGGACTCGCTGGGCGGCAACTGCCGCACCACCATGTTCATCTGCTGCTCGCCCAGCAGCTACAACGACGCCGAGACCAAATCCACGCTCATGTTCGGCCAGAGGTGCGGGAGGGGGGGTCTGCACCTCCCTGCGCCCCCCGAAACACGCTCGTGTCAGAAATGGGGGGTCTGCACCTCCCTGCGCCCCCCGGGACACGCTCCTGTCAGAATTGGGGGGGTCCCGAACCTCCCTGCGCCCCCCGGGACACGCTCGTGTCAGAACTGGGGGGTCTGCACCTCCCTGCGCCCCCCGGGACACGCTCGTGTCAGAAATGGGGGGTCCCGAACCTCCCTGCGCCCCCCGGGACACGCTCGTGTCAGAATTGGGGGGTCTGCACCTCCCTGCGCCCCCCGGGACAAGCTCGTGTCAGAAATGGGGGGTCCCGAACCTCCCTGCGCCCCCCGGGACACGCTCGTGTCAGAAATGGGGGGGCCCCAACTGCACCCCCACATCTGCCCCAAGTGCCCCCTTGGATTCATCACCCCCCAACTCCATCCCAGGGGATGCACCCCCACTGCACCCCCGGGctgttccagcccagctgcaccccAACTTCACCCAGCGACACCCCAACTTCACCCAGTGACACCCCAGTTTCACCCAGTGACACCCCAACCTCACCCAGTGACACCCCAACTTCACTCACTGCACCCCAACTTCACCCAGCGACACCCCAACCTCACCCAGTGACACCCCAGCTTCACCCACTGAACCCCAGCTTCACCCACTGAACCCCAACTTCACCCAGTGACACCCCAACTTCACTCAGCAACACCCCAACTTCACTCACTGCACCCCAATTTCACCCAGTGACACCCCAACCTCACCCAGTGACACCCCAATTTCACGCTCTGCACCCCtcgccccccgcgcccccgcgCCCCGGGGTCCCAGTTTCGGGGTGCCGCCCGCAGGGCCAAGACCATCAAGAACACGGCGTCGGTGAACCTGGAGCTGACGGCCGAGCAGTGGAAGAAGAAGTTcgagaaggagaaggagaagaacaAAGCGCTGCGCGAGGCGCTGGCGCGGCTGGAGGCGGAGCTGAGCCGCTGGCGCAGCGGTGAGCGCGACCCCCGGGCTGGGGACCCCCGGAGACCCccgggctgggggaggctgggctgagcagagaggggacCCCCACAGCGGGGTGCAGCCCGAGATTCGGTCACAGGGGGGTACCAGGGACAAGagtgggggtcccaggggtcagagtgggggtccctggggtcaGAGTGGGGGTCCCAGAGGTCAGAGTGGGGGTCTCAGAGATCAGAGTGGGGGTCCCAGAGGTCAGAGTTGGGGTCCCAGGGGTTACAGTGGGGGTGACAGGGGTGTGACAGGGGTCACAGTGGGGTCCCGGGGGTCACGATGGGGGTCTCAGGGATCAATGTGAGGGTCTCAGGGGTCACagtgggggtccctggggtcaGAGTGGGGGTCCCAGAGGTCAGAGTGGGGGTCTCAGGGATCAAtgtgggggtcccaggggtcaCAGTGGGGGTGACAGGGGGGTGTCAGGAGTCACAGTGGGGGTCCCAGGGATGGTGGTGGGTTCCTAGGGACAAGagtgggggtcccaggggtcaGAGTCGGGGTCCCAGGGGTTACAgtgggggtgacagggaggtgacaggggTCACAGTGGGGTCCCGGGGGTCATGATGGGGGTCTCAGGGATCAATGTGAGGGTCTCAGGGGTCACAGTGGGGTCCCAGGGGTCAGagtgggggtcccaggggtgcACCGGGGGTCTCATGGATTGTGGTGGGGTCCTAGGGAATGAATGGGGGTGACAGGGGGGGTCTCAGGGGTCACAGTGGGGTCTCAGGGGTCACAGTGGGGGTCCCATCTCGGTGCCCCCCATGTGGGGTCCCCCCCCGAGGCCCCCCCTGAGGCCGTGTCCCCCCAGGGGAGGCCGTGCCCGAGACGGAGCAGCTGAACGAGGCGGAGGCCGAGACGGGCCCGGGGGAGGGCCCGGGGGAGGGCCCGGGGGGCGCCCCCGAGGAGCCGCCCCTGAACGACAACAGCTCCTCCATCGTCATCCACATCTCGGACGAGGAGCGCCGCAAGTACGAGGAGGAGATCCGCAAGCTCTACAAGCAGCTGGACGACAAGGTGGGCACCCCCGAAcgggggggggtccccaaaaccCCCCGGGCCTGACAGGGAcccccccccgagccccccagGACACCTGGGGACCCCTCAATCTGTCCAGGGACCCCCCCAGCACCCCCGAGCTCCCCAGGACACTTTGGGACCCCCCAGTGTCTCCGAGCTCCCCAGGATATTTGGGGACCCCCCAGTctgcccagggacccccagggtTTTTGGGACCCCCCGGGcccccacccccagcccggGGTGACCCCCGTGccccccccgtgccccccagGATGACGAGATCAACCAGCAGAGCCAGATCATGGAGAAGCTCAAGCAGCAGATGCTGGACCAGGAGGAGGTGAGTGGGGGTCCTGTgacccccccgggacccccctcCTGTCTGACTGACCCCCTGCACCCCTCTGGGACCCCAACCCAGCCCCCCTGGCCCCCTTCACCCTGAGTGCCTGGGACCCTCCGAAATCTGGGTCTCCTGTGGGACCCCCACCAtgacccctgggacccccaccATGACCCTTGGGACCCACACTCTTACCCCTCTGGACCCCACTCTGACTCCGGGACCCCTCTGGGTCCCCCATTCTGACCCTTGTGACCCCACCCtgacccctgggacccccactCTGACCCCTGTGGACCCCCCACCCtgacccctgggacccccagtCTGACCCCTGGTACATCACTGTGtcccctgggacccccaccATGACCTCTGGACCACTCTGGGCCCCCCATTCtgacccctgggaccccccctgacccctgggacccctctgtgcccccccgACCCCCGTGCCCCCGTGCCGTGCCGCAGGTGctggcggcggcgcggggcgggggcgagGCGGCGCGCCGGGAGCTGGCGGCGCTGCGGGCCGAGCACGGCGCGGCGCGGGCCGAGGTCACCGAGGTGCTGGCGGCGCTGGAGGAGCTGGCGCGGAGCTACGACCGCAAGGCGCAGGAGGCCGAGGACACCGGGCGGCACAACCGGCGCCTCGCCGACGAGCTGGCCCGGACCGAGGTGGGCACGGGgcgggatggagcggggagcgcggcggggcggggggagccgAGGGGGAATGGCGGGGAATGGCGGGGAATGGCGGGGGATAACGGGGATAACGGGGGATAACCGGGGATAATGAGGGATAACGGGGGATAACGGGGGATAACGGGGATAATGAGGGATAACGGGGGATAGTGGGGAATAATGGGGGATAACGGGGGATAACCGGGAATAACGGGGATAATGGGAGATAATGGGAGATAATGGGGAATAATGGGGGATAACCGGGGATAACCGGGGATAACGGGGGATAGTGGGGAATAATGAGGGATAATGGGAGATAATGCGGAATAATGGGGGATAACCGGGGATAACCGGGGATAATGAGGGATAACGGGGGATAATGGGAgataatggggataatgggataacGGGGATAATGGGGATAACGGGGATAATGAGAGATAATGGGAGATAATGGGGAATAATGGGGGATAACCGGGGATAACGGGGGATAACGGGGGATAACGGGGGATAACGGGGGATAACTGGGGATAACGGGGGATAATGGGAGATAATGGGGAATAATGGGGGATAACCGGGGATAACCGGGGATAACCGGGGATAACGGGGATAATGAGGGATAACGGGGGATAACGGGGCATAATGGGAgataatggggataatgggggATAACCGGGGATAATGGGGAATAACGGGGGATAACCGGGGATAACGGGGTATACCGGGGGATACCGGGGGATAAtgggggaataatggggaaTAACGGGGGGATAATGGGGGATACCGGGGGATACCGtgggataatggggataatggggaaTAACGGGGGATAACGGGGGATaatggggaaataatggggaCTTGGGGGTGTCGGGGCGGGCTGGGGGCACGGGGGTTGCCGGGGAGTGTTGGGGTTCCCGGTGTGGGGGTGccctggtggcacaggggttCCCGGGTGCCGCTGTCGCCGGTGCCAGCCCgcgctgtcgctgtcgctgtcgcaGGCCACCACTCTGTCGCTGGAGTCGGAGCTGTCGCGGGCGCGGGAGCTCGGGGGGCAGCAGCGGCGCCGCGCGGCCGAGGTGCTGAACGGGCTCCTGCGGGACCTGAGCGAGCTGAGCGCGCTGGTGGGCAGCGGGGACATCAAACTGGTGAGGGCACGGGGACATCAAACTGGTGAGGGAACAGGGACATCAAACTGGTGAGGGAGCGGGGACATCAAACTGGTGAGGGGCAGCGGGGACATCAAACTGGTGAGGGCACGGGGACATCAAACTGGTGAGGGCGAGGGGACATCAAACTggtgagggagcagggacatcaAACTGGTGAGGGCACGGGGACATCAAACTGgtgagggcacagggacatcaaACTGGTGAGGGAGCGGGGACATCAAACTGGTGAGGGCAGCGGGGACATCAAACTGGTGAGGGCAGCGGGGACATCAAACTGGTGAGGGAGCGGGGACATCCAACTGGTGAGGGCGAGGGGACATCAAACTGGTGAGGGCAGCGGGGACATCAAACTGGTGAGGGCGAGGGGACATCAAACTGGTGAGGGCACGGGGACATCAAACTggtgagggagcagggacatcaAACTGGTGAGGGCACGGGGGCATCAAACTggtgag
It encodes:
- the KIF5A gene encoding kinesin heavy chain, which codes for MAEPSSECSIKVLCRFRPLNQAEILRGDKFLPVFQGDDSVVVGGKPYVFDRVFPPNTTQEQVYHACAMQIVKDVLAGYNGTIFAYGQTSSGKTHTMEGKLHDPQQMGIIPRIARDIFNHIYSMDENLEFHIKVSYFEIYLDKIRDLLDMTKTNLSVHEDKNRVPYVKGCTERFVSSPEEILDVIDEGKSNRHVAVTNMNEHSSRSHSIFLIHIKQENVETEQKLSGKLYLVDLAGSEKVSKTGAEGAVLDEAKNINKSLSALGNVISALAEGTKAYVPYRDSKMTRILQDSLGGNCRTTMFICCSPSSYNDAETKSTLMFGQRAKTIKNTASVNLELTAEQWKKKFEKEKEKNKALREALARLEAELSRWRSGEAVPETEQLNEAEAETGPGEGPGEGPGGAPEEPPLNDNSSSIVIHISDEERRKYEEEIRKLYKQLDDKDDEINQQSQIMEKLKQQMLDQEEVLAAARGGGEAARRELAALRAEHGAARAEVTEVLAALEELARSYDRKAQEAEDTGRHNRRLADELARTEATTLSLESELSRARELGGQQRRRAAEVLNGLLRDLSELSALVGSGDIKLPVEVSGAIEEEFAVARLYISKIKSEVKSVVKRCRQLENLQVECHRKLEVTGRELSSCQLLISQHEAKIRSLTEYAQSLELRKRHLEEAHDALGEELARLQAQEAAQGAARKQREQDESQDTDEVKAALELQLESQREAQHKQLARLRDEVNERQKTIDELRDQKQKLELELERLRAEHEALRGEERAKAARLQELTLLYERHEQSKQDLKGLEETVARELQTLHNLRKLFVQDVTTRVKKSAELEPEDSGGLHSQKQKISFLENNLEQLTKVHKQLVRDNADLRCELPKLEKRLRATAGRVQALEGALRAAKEGARLDKRRYQQEVERIREAVRARGARRGPGAHIAKPVRPGQVPSPTGLSYTNSLFQGYPGGGPLPGPHGLFASGPPTLSSSPPDSYQQLNVDNGNVTDINDNRSDLSCACEAEDAAKLFPLRQETAAS